The sequence below is a genomic window from Flagellimonas marinaquae.
CCATGAGCATGGTGCGTTTGCGATCTTAATCATTATTTCTTTTTTAAAATTTACGCGACCATATGTTGGGCCATCTTTCTATTATTACTTTGGTCTGTGTAAAAAATTCAATGGCATGTTTTCCCTGTCCATGTAGGTCCCCAAAAAAACTATCTTTCCAACCACTGAACGGAAACTGGGCCATGGGGGCTGCTACCCCGATGTTGATCCCAATATTTCCTGCATTGGCCTCGCTTCTGAATTTTCTTGCACTAGCACCACTACTAGTGAAGAGACAAGCCATATTACCATAGTTTCCTTTATTAACGAATTCAACAGCTTCTTCAATACTGCTCATAGCTATTAAGCTCATAACGGGACCAAAGATTTCCGTACGGATCAATTCCTTATCAAGGGCCACATTCTCCAAAATGGTAGGTTTTATAAAGTTTCCGTTTTCATATCCCGGAATAGTAGCATTCCTTCCGTCAAGTAAAATCTCTGCACCCTCATCGATCCCTTTCTGAATCAGGCCCTCTATCCTATTTTTACTTTCGGGAGTAATCACGGGCCCCATACTAACATCTTCATTTCCACCGTATCCGGTAGTCCTGGTTTTTACGTGCTCATAAATTGCATCTTTGATCTCTTTTTTAGAATCACCTACGGTAATGATGGTGGATGCAGCAAGACAGCGTTGTCCGGCACAACCATATACAGAATCTGCAATGATTTTTGTTGACATCTCTATGTCTGCATCAGGTAAAACTACTACTGGGTTTTTCGCCCCACCTTGGGCTTGAACTCTTTTGCCGTTCGCTGTTCCCTTGGAGTAAATATATCTTGCCACGGGGGTACTGCCGACAAAACTAATTGCCTTTATGTTGGGATGTTCCAATATTGCATCAACCGACTCCTTCCCTCCATGGACTAGACTGACCAACCCTTTTGGGAGATCAAGCTTATCGATAAATTCAAATATCTTGACCATGGTCAACGGTACTTTCTCCGATGGTTTTACTATGAAGGCATTTCCGGTTGCAATTGCATAGGGCAAAAACCAAAATACGATCATACTAGGAAAGTTGAAGGGAGTAATACAAGCGGTAACCCCCAATGGCTGTCTAATCATCATTTCATCAATCCCTGTCGCAATATCCTCTATAACATCTCCGGTCATGAGCATTGGGGTGCCACAAGCAACCTCAACATTTTCAATGGCCCTTTGGATTTCCCCTAAGGACTCTGCTTTGGTCTTACCCGACTCATTAGTAATGATCTCTGCTAAAACATCTTTATTTTCCTCGAGAAGTGTTTTAAGCTTATATAGTACTTGAACTCTTTTGATTACAGGAACCTGACTCCATTCGTGGAAGGCTTTATTTGCATACAAAACGCATTCTTCAACATCGGTTTTAGTATCTGCTCCAAAGGGTACCTTTGCCAAAACGACCTGATTTGCAGGATTCACGACATCAATTGTTTGTTTACACAAACTATCCTGCCAATTACCATTTATATAATTTTTTAAAATGTCCATATTCCTTACTATTTAAGTTTTATTTATTCTATACTATGTACCCCAACAATACATAAATCATAACTGTGGCTGTGCATAAAGCTATGGACATAGGCTTGGTATATTTCCATGTTGCCAAATTCACGACTCCAATATTTTCTATCGCGTATGTGTTCTTTCTTGGATAATAAAAGGAGACTATATACATCAAGGAAATGTTTAGTACAAACTCTATACCCCATAGGTGTACAAAGTGAATACCATGCTCCGTATATCCCCAAGTCATAAAAACGTAAAAAACAAGTCCAAAGATCAGGGTTGCTTTTGCCGCAATTGCTGAGATTTTTTTTGTAAAAAGTCCTGCCAACAAAATTGAAGCAATAGGAATAAAGAAGATTCCGTTCAACTCCTGTAACAACTGATACAATCCCTCCGATGCATTTGCCACCATGGGAGCTGTATAAATGGCCACTAAAGCCAATACCGCCGAAGTCCACTTACCAATTCTAACCAATTTTGAATCCGTAATTTCTTGGTTTAAATGTTTTTTAACTATATCAACACTAATTAGTGTTGCTACTGAGTTCAATACGGAATTAAAAGTGCTTAACACTGCTCCCATAATCACTGCAGCGAAAAAACCCAGCATCCAGAACGGAAGTACTTTTTTTACCAATTGTGGGTAAACCGCATCTTGCACATCATAAAAATCATCTTGGAAATAGTAGTAACATATAACCCCCGGTAAAACTATAATCAATGGTACCAATATCTTGAAAAGTCCTGTCAACAGTAGACCTTTTTGAGCTTCTTTTAGGTTCTTTGCCCCCAATGCTCTTTGGATAATAGTTTGATTCATACCCCAGAAATAAAGCTGGTTAATAATTAGACCTGTAAAAAGCACTTCAAATGGCAATACGGAGTCGGGAGCTCCTATTACATTAAATTTTTCAGGGGCGTTGTCATATACCTTGGACAAGCCATCCAATATATTGTTGTCCCCAATTTCCATAAGGGCTAGAATCGGTATGAGTAAGCCGCCTATCAATAGTCCGATACCATTTATGGTATCCGAATAAACGACTGCTTTAAGTCCTCCAAAAACAGCATAAACTGCACCAATGGTTCCAATACATACGATTGTGATCCAAAGTCCTTGAGCTCTTTCCACTCCCAATACGTTGGAAATACCGAATAAACTTTCAATACCTACGGCCCCAGAATACAACACTATGGGTAAAAGGGTAACAACGAATGAAAAAATCAAGATAATGGCCACCATTGTGCGTGTTAGTGCATCAAAACGATTTTCCAAAAATTGCGGAATAGTTGTCAAGCCCATTTTTAGGTATTTGGGGATAAAGTATATAGCTGCAATTACCAAAGCAATCGAGGAAGTAACTTCCCAAGCAATGACAATAAATCCGTTTACATACGAATTCCCGTTCATGCCGATCAAATGCTCTGTAGAAATATTTGTCAACAACATTGAACCGGCAACAACCGAACCTGTTAAACTCCTACCTCCCAAAAAATAACCGTCTGAAGATTTTAGATTGGTCTTCCTAAGGCTAT
It includes:
- a CDS encoding solute:sodium symporter family transporter produces the protein MNTDLIFTLVSFILFTGAVALFTWYSLRKTNLKSSDGYFLGGRSLTGSVVAGSMLLTNISTEHLIGMNGNSYVNGFIVIAWEVTSSIALVIAAIYFIPKYLKMGLTTIPQFLENRFDALTRTMVAIILIFSFVVTLLPIVLYSGAVGIESLFGISNVLGVERAQGLWITIVCIGTIGAVYAVFGGLKAVVYSDTINGIGLLIGGLLIPILALMEIGDNNILDGLSKVYDNAPEKFNVIGAPDSVLPFEVLFTGLIINQLYFWGMNQTIIQRALGAKNLKEAQKGLLLTGLFKILVPLIIVLPGVICYYYFQDDFYDVQDAVYPQLVKKVLPFWMLGFFAAVIMGAVLSTFNSVLNSVATLISVDIVKKHLNQEITDSKLVRIGKWTSAVLALVAIYTAPMVANASEGLYQLLQELNGIFFIPIASILLAGLFTKKISAIAAKATLIFGLVFYVFMTWGYTEHGIHFVHLWGIEFVLNISLMYIVSFYYPRKNTYAIENIGVVNLATWKYTKPMSIALCTATVMIYVLLGYIV
- a CDS encoding CoA-acylating methylmalonate-semialdehyde dehydrogenase, translating into MDILKNYINGNWQDSLCKQTIDVVNPANQVVLAKVPFGADTKTDVEECVLYANKAFHEWSQVPVIKRVQVLYKLKTLLEENKDVLAEIITNESGKTKAESLGEIQRAIENVEVACGTPMLMTGDVIEDIATGIDEMMIRQPLGVTACITPFNFPSMIVFWFLPYAIATGNAFIVKPSEKVPLTMVKIFEFIDKLDLPKGLVSLVHGGKESVDAILEHPNIKAISFVGSTPVARYIYSKGTANGKRVQAQGGAKNPVVVLPDADIEMSTKIIADSVYGCAGQRCLAASTIITVGDSKKEIKDAIYEHVKTRTTGYGGNEDVSMGPVITPESKNRIEGLIQKGIDEGAEILLDGRNATIPGYENGNFIKPTILENVALDKELIRTEIFGPVMSLIAMSSIEEAVEFVNKGNYGNMACLFTSSGASARKFRSEANAGNIGINIGVAAPMAQFPFSGWKDSFFGDLHGQGKHAIEFFTQTKVIIERWPNIWSRKF